The genomic region AGCCTCTCGACTTCGCTCTCGGCGACTTCGATGCGTCCAAGGTTGCCGTGGTAACGCACGCGAAACTCCCGGAAGCGTAGCCCCTTCAAAAACACTTCACAGGCGCCGATCTGTTTGAGCCGTTCCAGATTGATTTCGGTGCCGTAGGGAAAACGCGACGACAGACAGGGGCTCGATGGTTTGTCCCAAGTCGGCAAGTCGAGTTCGCGGCTGTAGCGGCGGATGTCGTCCTTGGTCATTTCGGCGTCCACCAACGGATGGCGCACGCCCCATTGATCGGCCGCTTGCAGTCCTGGCCGATGATCTTTCAAATCGTCGAGATTGGTGCCGTCGACGATCGTTTCGATTCCCAGTTTATAGGCTTGTTCGCGGCAGATTTTATACAGCTCGTCCTTGCAGAAGAAGCAGCGATTCACGGGATTCTTTTGATAGGAAGGATTGGCCAATTCGTGGGAGTCGAGAACGATGTGGTGACAGCCGAGCCCGCTGGCGAATTCCTTGGCGGCGTCGAGATCGCCTGGCGGCACCGAGGCCGACGAAGCGGTCAGCGCGATGGCTCGCGCGCCCAGCGCCAAGTGCGCCGCCTTGAGCAGAAAGGTCGAATCGACTCCAGCGGAAAATGCCACGAGCAAGCGATCGGACTGGGCCAGGATGCGGATTAGGTTTTCGAATTTTGCGTCCATTGTTTGTTGCTGAAGAGATCGGTGCTCAGATAGTGCTCGCCTTTGTCGGGAAAGACCACGACGACGATCTGACCTTTACCGAGAGTCTTGGCGACTTTTACCGCGGCGAAACAGGCGGCGCCCGACGAGATGCCGACCAGCAGTCCTTCCTCGGCGGCCAACCGGCGTGCATAGGCCGTCGCGTCGGCGTCGCTTACCTGCACGATCTCATCGATCACTTCCCGGTTGAGCACCG from Deltaproteobacteria bacterium harbors:
- the larE gene encoding ATP-dependent sacrificial sulfur transferase LarE, with translation MDAKFENLIRILAQSDRLLVAFSAGVDSTFLLKAAHLALGARAIALTASSASVPPGDLDAAKEFASGLGCHHIVLDSHELANPSYQKNPVNRCFFCKDELYKICREQAYKLGIETIVDGTNLDDLKDHRPGLQAADQWGVRHPLVDAEMTKDDIRRYSRELDLPTWDKPSSPCLSSRFPYGTEINLERLKQIGACEVFLKGLRFREFRVRYHGNLGRIEVAESEVERLFDKTIRDAIVKKFKEVGFDFVSLDLQGFRSGSLNDALLKKAL